A section of the Desulfatiglans sp. genome encodes:
- a CDS encoding four helix bundle protein: MPDLIPKHGGYRKLKSFQIAQLVYDVTVRFCDKYIDKRSRTHDQMVQAARSGVQNIAEGSQASATSKKTELKLTQVARASLEELRLDYEDYLRQHGLKLWERENPLRQELIDKRCQTADELASWVVEVAKRGGQDGQKVPDGQSPIMSTKSTGSKLFRIFQELSANAALILIVVANSLLDRQVERLAQDFEKEGGFTERLYRVRSEKRRKTF, translated from the coding sequence ATGCCTGACCTAATACCAAAACATGGCGGTTACCGGAAGCTTAAAAGCTTTCAGATCGCACAACTGGTATATGATGTGACAGTGCGGTTCTGTGATAAGTATATTGATAAGCGCAGTCGCACCCATGATCAGATGGTACAGGCAGCGCGTTCCGGGGTTCAGAACATAGCGGAGGGCTCACAGGCATCCGCGACCTCTAAAAAGACCGAGCTAAAACTTACTCAGGTGGCAAGGGCCAGCCTTGAAGAGCTCAGACTGGACTATGAGGATTATTTAAGACAGCATGGGCTAAAACTGTGGGAGAGAGAAAACCCTTTAAGACAGGAGCTTATTGATAAGAGGTGTCAGACTGCAGATGAACTTGCCTCATGGGTTGTGGAAGTAGCTAAGAGGGGTGGACAGGATGGACAGAAAGTACCAGATGGACAAAGTCCAATAATGTCCACAAAGTCCACAGGGTCCAAACTGTTCAGGATTTTTCAGGAGCTTTCAGCAAACGCTGCCCTTATCCTGATAGTTGTGGCAAATTCTCTTCTGGATCGCCAGGTTGAGAGGCTTGCCCAGGATTTTGAAAAAGAGGGTGGTTTTACAGAGAGGCTTTACAGGGTTCGGAGTGAAAAGCGGAGAAAAACATTTTAA